Proteins from a genomic interval of Natator depressus isolate rNatDep1 chromosome 20, rNatDep2.hap1, whole genome shotgun sequence:
- the SWSAP1 gene encoding ATPase SWSAP1: protein MSAALQRALGAAGPDPAPAPALVLGPARSGRSALLFRAARGGPRALFLAPRALQRLPGARRGESDPRGLQRIQFLYPPSLRELRQLLASLHQSLPGPPALILLDGLEHYLAGCPGPQAAAQLSALLVDTASYFTGRLRADPQGSAPCCQLIASMQVSGETEVEDHLSILQRYFPAQCWLCPDSAAALGQEDCGGDGLFRARLSQPGAPDREWRLGFSLDGEMKVYPVPRGCAEDPGAASDRDRATGAEK from the exons ATGTCGGCGGCGCTGCAGCGGGCGCTGGGCGCAGCGGGGCCcgacccggccccggccccggccctggTGCTGGGCCCGGCCCGCTCCGGCCGCTCGGCGCTGCTGTTCCGGGCGGCCCGGGGCGGGCCCCGCGCGCTGTTCCTGGCGCCTCGCGCCCTGCAGCGGCTGCCGGGGGCCCGGCGCGGGGAGAGCGACCCGCGCGGCCTGCAG CGCATCCAGTTCCTCTACCCGCCCTCCTTGCGGGAGTTGCGGCAGCTGTTGGCCTCGCTGCACCAGAGCCTGCCTGGGCCCCCTGCCCTCATCTTGCTGGATGGCCTGGAGCATTACCTCGCTGGTTGCCCTGGCCCTcaggcagctgcccagctctcagCCCTGCTGGTGGACACAGCTTCGTACTTCACGGGGCGTCTCCGCGCGGACCCCCAAGGATCTGCCCCCTGCTGCCAGCTCATCGCCTCCATGCAGGTCTCCGGGGAAACAGAGGTTGAGGATCATCTCAGTATCCTCCAGCGCTActtcccagcccagtgctggCTGTGCCCAGACTCGGCGgcagccctgggccaggaggactGTGGGGGCGACGGGCTGTTCAGGGCAcgcctgtcccagcctggtgctCCAGACCGGGAATGGAGGCTGGGATTCAGCCTCGATGGAGAGATGAAGGTATATCCGGTTCCACGGGGGTGTGCAGAGGATCCAGGGGCAGCTTCGGACAGAGACAGAGCTACCGGGGCTGAGAAGTGA
- the CCDC159 gene encoding coiled-coil domain-containing protein 159: MDALKGQVLTTKETTLITVSKEDKNRGNAPSGYLSRASSNAGLTQLETEAFETNAGMIQAMLPDSQKILTNELEIIKSQLHAQAKAFEALSHSVSLLEQESSLQQRKIQQLEEELSRACGPAQGEMFERLVDGKILEVWAAMAKEVEGLQESLLERPDHRMIQRGDSLENLSLEILESKKFLWEELESVQGEMRRIHQKLKDQEDDISKNLVSIKKMHENQVKCRKILSQLKGKGPGAEAALESVGRGRDSRPVKEELNDIWSAVNTLRNSMASCSLQGDGQAAVRVTGRRTRRHRVAISASPPAPAAEPALCLCQEESSSDHSSCEGPCPSGGRAG; the protein is encoded by the exons ATGGATGCGCTCAAGGGGCAGGTCCTGACCACCAAG GAGACCACTTTGATCACAGTCTCCAAGGAGGACAAGAACAGGGGTAATGCACCTAGTGGCTACTTATCCAGGGCCAGCAGCAATGCAGGGCTG ACCCAGCTGGAGACGGAGGCCTTCGAGACAAATG CAGGGATGATCCAGGCGATGCTCCCAGATTCCCAGAAGATCCTGACAAATGAGCTGGAGATCATCAAAAGCCAACTCCATGCCCAGGCAAAG GCCTTCGAAGCCCTGAGCCACTCGGTCTCCCTGCTGGAGCAGGAGAGCAGCCTGCAGCAGCGAAAGATCCAGCAGCTGGAAG agGAGTTGAGCCGAGCCTGCGGCCCGGCCCAGGGGGAGATGTTCGAGCGACTGGTGGATGGGAAGATCCTGGAGGTCTGGGCTGCCATGGCCAAGGAGGTGGAAGGGCTGCAGGAGTCTCTGCTGGAGCGCCCCGACCACCGCATGATCCAGAGGGGGGACTCGCTGGAGAACCTGTCCTTGGAGATCCTGGAGAG CAAGAAATTCCTCTGGGAGGAGCTGGAGTCAGTGCAAGGTGAGATGAGGAGGATCCATCAGAAATTGA AGGATCAGGAGGATGATATAAGCAAGAACCTCGTCAGCATAAAGAAAATGCACGAGAATCAAGTGAAATGCAGGAAG atcCTGTCGCAGCTGAAGGGCAAAGGGCCGGGCGCAGAGGCGGCCCTGGAGTCCGTGGGCAGAGGCAGAGATAGCAGGCCGGTCAAAGAGGAGCTGAATGATATATG GTCGGCCGTCAACACCCTGCGGAACTCCATGGCCAGCTGCAGCCTCCAGGGCGACGGCCAGGCAGCGGTGAGGGTCACAG GCCGTCGGACCCGTCGGCACCGCGTGGCCATCTCGGCCAGCCCGCCGGCCCCTGCCGCAGAGCCAGCCCTGTGCCTCTGCCAGGAGGAAAGCAGTTCAGACCACAGCTCCTGCGAGGGCCCCTGCCCCTCAGGGGGCCGTGCCG GCTGA
- the PLPPR2 gene encoding phospholipid phosphatase-related protein type 2: MAGGKQELKRSISIIPCFVFVELVIMAGTALLAYHFEYTDTFPVHIQGFFCYDSAYAKPYPGPEDASRAPPVLVYSLVTAVPTAMILVGELAGFLCWPRRRKEKTIVSGECCYFIPLLRRIVRFLGVYSFGLFTTTIFANAGQVVTGNQTPHFLSVCRPNYTALGCQLPGPQYITDRGACAGNPALVTAARKAFPSKDAALSAYAVVYTAMYVTLVLEVRGSRLAKPTLCLALAGPAALVGVVRVAEHRNHWADVLAGFLTGAAIAAFLVTCVVNNFRSKAPAAQKPAPAESLASVPGVGLPCVESPLEKFSVAQRVRDPPEEQDFSTLLTRGLERQLARSLRMGGHAGAARPYEITELCSQKSPDPQLCLFPTTPDVLIPSRSVTSEV; encoded by the exons ATGGCTGGCGGGAAGCAGGAGCTGAAGAGAAGCATTTCCATCATCCCCTGCTTTGTGTTCGTGGAG CTGGTGATCATGGCGGGCACGGCGCTGCTGGCGTATCACTTCGAATACACCGACACCTTCCCCGTCCACATCCAGGGCTTCTTCTGCTACGACAGCGCCTATGCCAAGCCCTACCCGGGGCCCGAGGACGCCAGCCGCGCCCCGCCCGTCCTGGTCTACTCCCTGGTCACCGCCGTGCCCACGGCCATG ATCCTGGTCGGGGAACTGGCTGGATTTCTCTGCTGGCCGCGGCGGCGTAAGGAGAAAACCATCGTCTCTGGGGAATGCTGCTACTTCATCCCGCTGCTGAGACGCATCGTCCGCTTCCTGG GTGTCTATTCCTTCGGCCTGTTCACCACCACCATCTTCGCGAACGCCGGGCAGGTCGTCACGGGGAACCAGACCCCCCACTTCCTCTCCGTTTGCCGCCCCAACTACACGGCCCTGGGGTGCCAGCTGCCCGGCCCCCAGTACATCACCGACCGGGGGGCCTGCGCTGGGAACCCCGCCCTGGTCACTGCAGCCCGCAAAGCCTTCCCCTCCAAGGACGCTGCGCTCAGTGCCTACGCCGTGGTCTACACCGCC atGTATGTGACGCTGGTGCTGGAGGTGCGGGGCTCCCGGCTGGCCAAGCCCACGCTCTGCCTGGCGCTGGCCGGCCCGGCTGCCCTCGTGGGGGTGGTGCGGGTGGCCGAGCACCGAAACCACTGGGCTGATGTGCTGGCTGGATTCCTGACCGGAGCCGCCATCGCCGCCTTCCTG GTCACCTGCGTGGTCAATAACTTCCGGAGCAAGGCGCCCGCGGCCCAGAAGCCGGCGCCGGCCGAGAGCCTGGCCAGCGTCCCCGGCGTGGGGCTGCCCTGCGTCGAGAGCCCCCTGGAAAAGTTCAGCGTAGCCCAG CGGGTCAGGGACCCCCCAGAAGAGCAGGATTTCTCCACGCTGCTCACCCGAGGCCTGGAGAGGCAGCTAGCTCGCTCCCTTCGCATGGGGGGCCACGCTGGGGCGGCTCGGCCCTACGA GATCACAGAGCTGTGCTCCCAGAAATCACCTGACCCCCAGCTGtgtctcttccccaccacccccGACGTGCTCATCCCCTCCCGCTCCGTCACCAGCGAGGTCTGA